Proteins found in one Amphiura filiformis chromosome 14, Afil_fr2py, whole genome shotgun sequence genomic segment:
- the LOC140169120 gene encoding uncharacterized protein: MYIIMELLMTNGMRAGAVANMNNSEFESGNWERGQFTVRVKKHKTADTFGPAPVVFSRTLYDLTLLYRRYVRPQEVTLAVDTCRVFVLSTGSVLNLAQELTRHWHSVTGQRRRVNASSFRKGTTTAARQGLNDQSFHSVNRHMAHSTPTALSHYEAQSSDRDAVVAVELIEKAKAVAKAKAKQQQEANKDNTAPPSPSHKAIHIPLPHLQIANSNRAPTHQPSDQPSASHDQSSEEPQPSHDQPPPPDQPSCSNDQPPASSGVHPAANSLLPRQQGQRRSKRFPAHVMDAIMSVFAEEIKRRKVYKPTGYTKFMANLQRLPTFNSNAKNTEKREEELRRNWQSVYDMLRRIIKEMEEEDESSSNDQHAS, translated from the exons ATGTACATCATTATGGAGCTCCTTATGACCAATGGGATGAGAGCTGGGGCCGTGGCAAACATGAATAATTCAGAGTTTGAATCTGGAAATTGGGAGAGGGGGCAGTTTACAGTGAGG gtgaAAAAGCACAAAACGGCTGACACCTTTGGGCCAGCCCCAGTAGTGTTCAGCCGAACACTTTATGACCTCACTCTCCTATACAGGCGGTATGTCCGGCCACAAGAGGTGACACTGGCCGTGGATACTTGCCGCGTATTTGTTTTATCCACTGGCAGTGTCCTAAACTTGGCTCAAGAACTGACGAGACACTGGCATAGTGTCACAGGGCAAAGACGACGAGTTAATGCCAGCTCGTTTCGCAAGGGAACAACTACGGCA GCACGGCAAGGATTGAACGATCAGTCGTTTCATAGTGTGAATCGGCACATGGCACATAGTACGCCTACTGCCCTTTCACACTATGAAGCCCAAAGTTCGGACAGAGATGCTGTCGTAGCTGTTGAGCTCATTGAGAAGGCAAAGGCAGttgccaaggccaaggccaaacAACAACAAGAAGCAAACAAG GATAATACCGCTCCTCCAAGCCCATCACATAAAGCTATACATATTCCATTACCACACCTACAA ATTGCAAACTCCAATAGAGCCCCCACTCATCAACCATCAGATCAGCCATCAGCATCACATGACCAGTCCTCAGAAGAACCTCAGCCTTCACATGACCAGCCGCCACCACCAGATCAGCCGTCATGTTCAAATGACCAGCCACCAGCATCTTCAGGTGTGCATCCTGCAGCAAACTCCTTGCTACCAAGACAACAG GGCCAGAGACGATCAAAACGCTTCCCAGCGCATGTCATGGATGCAATCATGAGCGTGTTTGCAGAGGAAATAAAGAGAAGGAAGGTGTACAAACCAACA GGCTATACAAAGTTTATGGCCAATTTACAGCGGCTGCCAACATTTAACAGCAACGCCAAAAACACTGAAAAAAGGGAGGAAGAACTCAGAAGGAACTGGCAGTCGGTGTATGACATGCTAAGAAGAATTATAAAGGAAATG GAAGAAGAGGATGAATCATCGTCCAATGACCAACATGCATCATGA